From Leptotrichia wadei, one genomic window encodes:
- a CDS encoding GNAT family N-acetyltransferase: MEKNYKIKILDAKKDSDLLFKIVEHENKVFGEATVGNWNIKPFAKYGKVFAMLSDDKDSKDELMSVIEVLSSFDREIAYVYGVSTVPKFQKNGYARILLQFVMETLKEMGIKKIELTVDMDNFTAKRIYEKLGFEIVDNLDNEYGDNVERYLMRYSIK; the protein is encoded by the coding sequence ATGGAAAAAAATTATAAAATAAAAATTCTGGATGCAAAAAAAGATTCAGATTTGTTATTTAAAATTGTAGAACATGAAAACAAAGTTTTTGGAGAAGCAACCGTTGGGAACTGGAATATTAAGCCATTTGCCAAATATGGAAAAGTTTTTGCAATGTTAAGCGATGATAAAGACAGTAAGGATGAATTAATGTCGGTTATTGAGGTTTTAAGCAGTTTTGACAGGGAAATTGCTTATGTTTATGGAGTTTCTACTGTCCCAAAATTTCAAAAAAACGGATATGCGAGAATACTTCTTCAATTTGTAATGGAAACTTTGAAGGAAATGGGAATAAAAAAAATAGAACTTACTGTTGATATGGATAACTTTACTGCGAAAAGAATTTATGAAAAATTGGGATTTGAAATAGTAGATAATTTAGATAATGAATATGGGGACAATGTTGAACGATACTTGATGAGATATTCGATAAAATAA
- the hrcA gene encoding heat-inducible transcriptional repressor HrcA, translated as MNDREQLILKAIIKHYLEFGESVGSRTLEKKYNIGVSSATIRNTMADLEDKGLIAKTHTSSGRIPTSEGYKLYVDELLKIRDISQEEKAKVMQAYNKRMNQIDMIFEETSRLLSKISQYAGVVLEPAFTQEGVKKVKLVHINDTTVLAVVVMNSSLTKNLNIFLENPVTESEVEKINNFLNEKIVNSQYFTLSDLKDFFTNTNLFSQSDFQGNGISDEGKLFFEGGTNLIENNTSDIMNIINRVKLFNNPNDLRNVFSQFLQMEEFKDGEVNVIFGEDLKIAGLEDFSFVFSVYTLNNARGIIGVIGPKRMEYSKTVGLVEYVAEEVNQLLNQKNKQ; from the coding sequence ATGAATGATAGAGAGCAATTAATTTTAAAGGCTATTATCAAACATTATCTGGAATTTGGCGAGAGCGTGGGATCACGGACACTTGAGAAGAAATATAATATTGGAGTGTCTTCAGCCACTATCAGAAATACAATGGCAGATTTGGAAGATAAGGGTCTGATTGCAAAAACACATACATCTTCTGGACGTATTCCGACAAGTGAAGGATATAAGCTGTATGTCGATGAGCTTTTGAAAATTAGGGATATTTCCCAAGAAGAAAAGGCGAAAGTCATGCAGGCGTACAATAAACGGATGAATCAAATTGATATGATATTTGAAGAAACATCCAGGTTATTGTCAAAGATTAGTCAATATGCTGGAGTCGTTTTAGAGCCGGCATTTACGCAGGAAGGTGTAAAAAAAGTAAAACTGGTGCATATTAATGACACGACTGTACTTGCTGTGGTTGTAATGAATTCATCCCTTACAAAAAATTTGAATATCTTTTTGGAAAATCCTGTAACTGAAAGCGAAGTTGAGAAAATAAATAATTTTTTAAATGAAAAAATTGTAAATAGTCAGTATTTTACATTATCTGATTTAAAGGATTTTTTCACAAATACAAATTTATTTTCACAAAGCGATTTTCAAGGCAACGGGATTTCAGATGAAGGAAAGTTATTTTTTGAAGGCGGAACGAATCTTATTGAAAACAATACATCTGATATTATGAACATTATAAATCGTGTAAAATTGTTTAATAACCCAAATGATTTGCGAAATGTATTTTCACAGTTTTTGCAAATGGAAGAGTTTAAGGATGGAGAGGTAAATGTAATTTTTGGAGAAGATTTGAAAATTGCAGGACTTGAAGACTTCTCATTCGTGTTTTCAGTTTATACGTTAAATAATGCAAGAGGAATTATCGGTGTAATTGGGCCAAAGCGGATGGAATATTCAAAAACAGTTGGATTAGTTGAATATGTAGCAGAAGAAGTAAATCAATTATTAAATCAAAAAAATAAACAATAA
- a CDS encoding HMA2 domain-containing protein, whose amino-acid sequence MLQSFYGVIQVKHYQNGRLRLQTEVLKDDEELKKEFLNNIRKIEGINSVEVNSVTGSILIYFDEKVIESSFLYLVVLRLLHLDEEALKNKPGRIKELLKQIFESADMAVYNKSKGYLDLKTLTAGIFIFYGIKKLWKVPGLPKGATLLWWASRLLSDEKRK is encoded by the coding sequence ATGTTACAAAGTTTTTATGGCGTTATTCAAGTGAAACATTATCAAAATGGGCGTTTGCGGTTGCAGACAGAAGTGCTGAAGGATGACGAGGAGCTAAAAAAGGAATTTTTAAATAATATTCGTAAAATAGAAGGAATAAATTCCGTGGAAGTTAATTCTGTTACTGGAAGTATTCTGATTTATTTTGATGAAAAAGTTATTGAAAGTTCTTTTTTGTATTTGGTAGTGTTGAGATTGCTTCATTTGGATGAGGAAGCCTTGAAGAATAAACCTGGGAGAATAAAAGAGTTGTTAAAGCAGATATTTGAATCAGCAGATATGGCTGTTTATAACAAGAGTAAAGGTTATTTGGATTTGAAGACATTAACTGCAGGTATTTTTATTTTTTATGGAATAAAAAAATTATGGAAAGTTCCAGGATTACCTAAAGGAGCTACATTGTTATGGTGGGCTTCTAGACTTTTATCAGACGAGAAAAGAAAATAG
- the truA gene encoding tRNA pseudouridine(38-40) synthase TruA, translating into MKKRNVKIIYQYDGSKFLGFQRQKDNNVKTVQGEIEKIILKAFSQNINMISSGRTDKGVHAMEQVSNFLIDGNIPLEAIKRQINKSLKGEVKILNITEANENFNARFDAKNRAYLYIMRAEKDITPFESNYITGLKEKVEVEKFQKIMDSFIGKHDFSSFMKKDKAYRNPVREIFYIKCYYDKKFGKNQVNIEICGNGFLKTMVRIMIGSALAVYFGKEKENYIIKRLKNPDADNKKILAPSEGLYLYKVNY; encoded by the coding sequence ATGAAAAAAAGAAATGTAAAAATCATTTATCAATATGATGGAAGCAAGTTTTTGGGATTTCAAAGGCAAAAGGATAATAACGTAAAAACTGTTCAAGGAGAAATTGAAAAAATAATTTTAAAAGCATTTTCCCAAAATATAAATATGATTTCTTCAGGAAGGACTGACAAGGGAGTTCATGCAATGGAACAAGTTTCTAATTTTCTAATTGACGGCAATATTCCTCTGGAAGCAATAAAAAGGCAAATTAATAAATCTTTAAAAGGTGAGGTTAAAATTTTAAATATCACAGAAGCAAATGAAAATTTTAATGCACGTTTTGATGCTAAAAATCGAGCTTATTTATATATTATGAGAGCAGAGAAGGATATTACGCCATTTGAGTCAAATTACATAACTGGTCTTAAAGAAAAAGTGGAGGTGGAAAAATTTCAGAAAATAATGGACTCCTTTATTGGAAAACACGATTTCAGCAGTTTTATGAAAAAGGATAAGGCTTATAGAAATCCTGTGAGAGAAATTTTTTATATAAAATGCTATTATGATAAAAAATTCGGGAAAAATCAGGTAAATATTGAAATTTGCGGAAATGGATTTTTAAAAACTATGGTCAGAATTATGATTGGCTCAGCACTTGCTGTTTATTTTGGAAAAGAAAAAGAAAATTATATTATAAAAAGGCTAAAAAATCCTGATGCTGATAATAAAAAGATTTTAGCACCTTCAGAAGGGTTATATCTGTATAAAGTGAATTACTAA
- a CDS encoding N-acetylmuramoyl-L-alanine amidase, translated as MKLLLKLAILISSISGLANAAEKVCIDPGHQAKGNMQTEEVAPGSSKRKTKVAYGTRGVATKKPEYQLALEVGLKLRDALKDKGYSVFMVREKNDVNISNKERALMTNKEGCDVYLRLHADAGGSSNRGATVLTSSSKNPYTKSVQQSSDKFSKAILSEYTKATGFKSRGVSYRDDLTGTNWSTVTNTLLEMGFMTNPEEDRKMASPDFQNVMVEGIVNGIEKYFREK; from the coding sequence ATGAAATTATTATTAAAATTAGCAATTTTAATTAGCAGCATTTCAGGATTGGCAAATGCAGCTGAAAAAGTATGTATCGATCCAGGACACCAAGCAAAGGGAAATATGCAAACAGAAGAAGTGGCTCCTGGTTCAAGCAAAAGAAAAACAAAAGTAGCTTACGGAACAAGAGGTGTTGCAACTAAAAAGCCTGAATATCAGTTAGCCCTTGAAGTAGGCTTAAAATTAAGAGATGCTTTAAAGGATAAAGGATACTCAGTATTTATGGTAAGAGAAAAAAATGATGTAAATATAAGCAACAAAGAAAGAGCCCTAATGACAAATAAAGAAGGCTGTGATGTATATTTAAGATTACATGCAGATGCAGGAGGAAGCAGTAACAGAGGAGCAACTGTACTTACATCATCATCTAAAAATCCGTACACAAAAAGCGTACAGCAATCAAGTGATAAATTCTCAAAAGCAATCCTGTCAGAATACACAAAAGCAACAGGCTTCAAAAGCCGAGGCGTTTCCTACAGAGATGACCTGACAGGAACAAACTGGTCAACAGTTACAAACACATTACTAGAAATGGGATTCATGACAAATCCTGAGGAAGACAGAAAAATGGCTTCTCCTGACTTCCAAAATGTGATGGTAGAAGGGATTGTAAATGGGATTGAAAAGTATTTTAGAGAAAAATAA
- a CDS encoding AAA family ATPase, with translation MKKRKKKLPIGLSDFKEIIEYDYYYFDKTKFIENILEDRSKVKLFTRPRRFGKTLNISMLKYFFDVKNKDENKNLFEGLNISKSEYFNKQGEFPVISISFKDYNEKNWKSGFREVKGIIERLYTKYKFLTEKMDEIEIEKFNSVRRTLDLADWKNSLLNLSKYLYEYYGKKVIVLIDEYDQPIINSYINGYYNETIDFFKSFYGSVLKDNEYLEMSVITGILRVAKENIFSGLNNLEVHTILDSEFTEYFGIMEDEVEEALKDFNLEYELEDVQKWYNGYLFGDTKVYNPWSIINFLKKGKLRPYWVNTSGNGLIQLYLEKLKNEIFDEFSRLLNKENIFETINDSMTFGNLEANFEKNIWNLFFHSGYLTLAKKNDEDEEEVYLKIPNEEILKMFSKMFIEVYFRDSNNFSKFTNALKSGDIEKFKFELNKILLENTGIFDVNGNYKEQFYHGLMLGLILKLRNEYEITSNGFAGKGRYDLLLKPKNILGGREGIIFELKIVNLVEKLEKDNLKEKLEKECEIALRQIDEKKYSSVLRNAGVEKVLKIGIAFLGKEFEVKFDRD, from the coding sequence ATGAAAAAAAGGAAAAAGAAATTACCGATTGGATTGTCTGATTTTAAAGAAATTATAGAATACGATTATTATTATTTTGATAAAACTAAATTTATTGAAAATATTTTAGAAGATCGTTCAAAAGTAAAATTATTCACTCGTCCAAGACGATTTGGGAAAACACTGAATATATCGATGTTGAAATATTTTTTTGATGTTAAAAATAAAGATGAAAACAAAAACTTATTTGAAGGACTTAATATTTCTAAAAGTGAATATTTTAATAAACAAGGGGAGTTTCCCGTAATTTCAATTTCATTTAAAGATTATAATGAAAAAAACTGGAAAAGCGGATTTAGAGAAGTTAAAGGAATTATTGAAAGGCTTTATACAAAATATAAATTTTTAACTGAAAAAATGGACGAAATTGAGATTGAAAAATTTAATTCAGTAAGAAGAACTTTAGATTTAGCAGATTGGAAAAATTCTTTGTTAAATTTGTCAAAATATTTGTATGAATATTATGGGAAAAAGGTGATTGTATTAATTGATGAGTATGATCAGCCAATAATAAATTCCTATATAAATGGTTATTACAACGAAACTATTGATTTTTTCAAAAGTTTTTACGGATCTGTTTTGAAGGATAATGAATATCTTGAAATGAGTGTAATAACTGGAATTTTAAGAGTTGCGAAGGAAAATATTTTTTCAGGGTTGAATAATTTGGAAGTTCATACGATTTTGGATAGTGAATTTACGGAATATTTTGGGATTATGGAAGATGAAGTTGAAGAGGCTTTGAAAGATTTTAATTTGGAATATGAGTTGGAAGATGTTCAAAAATGGTACAATGGTTATTTGTTCGGAGATACAAAAGTGTATAATCCTTGGTCGATTATTAATTTTTTGAAAAAGGGGAAATTGCGACCTTATTGGGTGAATACGAGCGGTAATGGATTGATTCAGTTATATTTGGAAAAATTGAAGAATGAGATTTTTGATGAGTTTTCAAGACTTTTAAATAAAGAAAATATTTTTGAAACGATTAATGATAGTATGACTTTTGGAAATTTAGAAGCTAATTTTGAGAAAAATATATGGAACTTATTTTTTCATAGTGGATACTTAACTTTAGCCAAAAAAAACGATGAAGATGAAGAAGAAGTTTATTTGAAAATTCCAAATGAAGAAATTTTGAAGATGTTTTCTAAAATGTTTATAGAAGTTTATTTTAGAGATTCTAATAATTTTTCAAAATTTACTAATGCATTAAAAAGTGGAGATATTGAAAAATTTAAATTTGAACTGAATAAAATTTTATTGGAAAATACTGGAATTTTTGATGTAAATGGAAATTATAAAGAGCAATTTTATCATGGATTGATGTTGGGGTTGATTTTGAAATTAAGAAATGAATATGAAATTACATCAAATGGCTTTGCAGGAAAAGGTAGATATGACTTGCTTTTGAAACCTAAAAATATTTTAGGAGGAAGAGAAGGAATAATTTTTGAGTTAAAAATTGTGAATTTAGTTGAAAAATTAGAAAAAGATAATTTAAAAGAGAAACTTGAGAAAGAATGTGAGATTGCATTAAGACAAATTGATGAAAAAAAATATTCTTCAGTTTTGAGAAACGCTGGGGTTGAGAAAGTTTTAAAGATTGGGATTGCATTTTTGGGGAAAGAATTTGAAGTGAAATTTGATAGAGATTAG
- the grpE gene encoding nucleotide exchange factor GrpE, whose amino-acid sequence MSEKDLEKEAKDKESKETLDKETKEAKADDSEKEVKEETPEEVIAKLEKDLEEWKSSYTRKLAEFQNFTKRKENEVAEMKKYASEGIITKLLDNIDNLERAEQASAETKNFDALVEGVNMILRNLRNLLTEEGVEELEAAEGVKFNPYEHQAMMTENVENLDNDVIVKVFQKGYKLKGKVIRPAMVTVNKK is encoded by the coding sequence ATGTCTGAAAAAGATTTAGAAAAAGAAGCTAAAGACAAAGAATCAAAAGAAACACTAGATAAAGAAACTAAAGAAGCTAAAGCTGATGATTCTGAAAAAGAAGTTAAAGAAGAAACACCTGAAGAAGTAATCGCAAAACTTGAAAAGGACTTGGAAGAATGGAAAAGTTCTTATACAAGAAAATTAGCTGAATTTCAAAACTTCACAAAAAGAAAAGAAAATGAAGTTGCTGAAATGAAAAAATATGCTTCTGAAGGAATTATTACAAAATTATTAGATAATATTGATAATTTAGAAAGAGCTGAACAAGCTTCTGCTGAAACTAAAAACTTTGACGCATTGGTTGAAGGAGTTAATATGATTTTGAGAAATCTGAGAAATCTTTTGACTGAAGAAGGTGTTGAAGAATTGGAAGCAGCGGAAGGTGTGAAATTTAATCCTTATGAACATCAAGCGATGATGACTGAAAATGTGGAAAATTTAGACAATGATGTTATTGTGAAAGTGTTTCAAAAAGGATATAAATTGAAAGGGAAAGTTATAAGACCAGCGATGGTAACAGTTAATAAGAAATAA